In Tenacibaculum pacificus, a single window of DNA contains:
- the pheT gene encoding phenylalanine--tRNA ligase subunit beta, whose protein sequence is MKISYNWLRQFLQTDWEAEKTGELLTDLGLEVEGIATVESIKGSLKGIVVGEVKTCIKHPNADKLKVTTVDLGDGNPIQIVCGAPNVDVGQKVPVATVGTILYDDNGESFTIKKGKIRGEESFGMICAEDELGLGKGHDGIMVLDENLVSGTPCADVFKIETDYVFEIGLTPNRADAMSHFGVARDLRAGLMHQGTNLELISPSVSDFHVDERTLRIDIEVEDKNIVPRYCGITITDVEIKDSPEWIQNRLKAIGIAPKNNIVDITNYVLHELGQPLHAFDANKIKGNKIVVKTLEEGTKFTTLDEVERELSADDIMICDADDNPLCIAGVFGGLKSGVTEHTTSIFLESAYFNPISIRKTAKRHALNTDASFRFERGIDVNLTEYALKRAALLIEKYAGGKISSDVLGFYPDKIEDFEVFLSFENTYKLIGQEIPKETIKNILASLDIKINSITEGGLGLTIPSYRVDVQREADIIEEILRVYGYNNIEFSHKLNTSISFDNDKNVKVENIVANQLTSLGFNETMANSLTKADYIGLSETLNEAHNVEMLNPLSNDLKVMRQSLLFSGLESISYNINRKNNALKFYEFGKTYHKYESGYQEDKHLTLFVTGNRTKDTWNLANKTSDFFYLKGIVTNLFSRLGFDNLKASPIKSDLFSEGLVLSLGKTKLVEFGVLKTQILKEFSIKQEVLFADFNWQNILNLAGNKKIKVSELAKFPSVKRDLALLLDDKVEFKEIYNLSFQSEKKLLKEVDLFDVYQGDKLPEGKKSYAVSFVLQDENKTLNDKQIDKIMQKLQTTFEKNLEAVLR, encoded by the coding sequence ATGAAAATATCATACAATTGGTTACGACAATTTTTACAAACTGACTGGGAAGCTGAAAAAACAGGAGAATTATTGACAGACTTAGGTTTGGAAGTAGAAGGAATAGCAACTGTTGAAAGCATCAAAGGAAGCCTAAAAGGTATTGTAGTTGGTGAAGTAAAAACATGTATAAAACACCCAAATGCTGATAAGTTAAAAGTAACTACAGTAGATTTAGGTGATGGAAATCCTATTCAAATAGTATGTGGAGCTCCTAATGTAGATGTTGGTCAAAAAGTACCTGTAGCTACTGTTGGTACAATTTTGTATGATGATAATGGAGAAAGTTTTACCATTAAAAAAGGTAAAATAAGAGGTGAAGAAAGCTTCGGAATGATTTGTGCCGAAGACGAATTAGGTTTAGGAAAAGGTCATGACGGAATTATGGTTTTAGATGAAAACTTAGTTTCTGGAACACCATGTGCTGACGTTTTTAAGATAGAAACAGATTATGTTTTTGAAATCGGTTTAACTCCAAACCGTGCAGATGCAATGAGTCATTTTGGTGTAGCTCGTGATTTACGTGCTGGGTTAATGCATCAAGGAACTAATTTAGAATTAATTTCACCTTCTGTATCTGATTTTCATGTAGATGAACGTACACTAAGAATTGATATTGAGGTAGAAGATAAAAATATTGTTCCTCGTTATTGTGGAATTACTATTACTGATGTTGAAATAAAAGATTCTCCAGAATGGATTCAAAATAGATTAAAAGCTATCGGAATTGCTCCTAAAAATAATATTGTAGATATTACAAATTATGTTTTACATGAGTTAGGGCAACCATTACATGCTTTTGATGCTAATAAGATTAAAGGAAATAAAATTGTTGTAAAAACCTTAGAAGAAGGAACAAAATTTACAACTTTAGATGAGGTTGAAAGAGAATTATCTGCTGATGATATTATGATTTGTGATGCAGATGATAATCCTTTATGTATTGCAGGGGTTTTTGGTGGATTAAAATCAGGAGTAACAGAACATACTACTTCTATTTTCTTAGAAAGTGCTTATTTTAACCCTATTTCTATTCGTAAAACGGCTAAAAGACACGCTTTAAATACCGATGCTTCTTTCCGTTTTGAAAGAGGAATTGATGTTAATTTAACAGAATATGCTTTAAAACGTGCTGCTTTATTAATTGAAAAATATGCTGGAGGAAAAATATCTTCTGATGTTTTAGGGTTTTATCCTGATAAAATAGAAGATTTTGAAGTATTCTTATCTTTTGAAAATACGTATAAATTAATAGGACAAGAAATTCCTAAAGAAACTATTAAAAATATTTTAGCTTCTTTAGATATTAAAATAAATAGTATTACTGAAGGTGGTTTAGGTTTAACAATTCCTTCTTACAGAGTAGATGTACAACGTGAAGCTGATATTATTGAAGAAATATTAAGAGTTTACGGATATAATAATATTGAATTTTCTCACAAATTAAATACATCGATTTCTTTTGATAATGATAAAAATGTTAAAGTAGAAAACATTGTTGCAAATCAGTTAACCTCATTAGGGTTTAACGAAACAATGGCAAATTCTTTAACAAAAGCTGATTATATCGGTTTATCAGAAACCTTAAATGAAGCGCATAATGTAGAAATGTTAAATCCGTTAAGTAACGATTTAAAAGTGATGCGTCAATCTTTATTGTTTAGCGGTTTAGAATCTATTTCTTATAATATCAACAGAAAAAATAATGCGTTGAAATTTTATGAATTTGGTAAAACATATCATAAATATGAAAGCGGATATCAAGAAGATAAACATTTAACCTTATTTGTTACAGGAAATAGAACAAAAGATACTTGGAATTTAGCTAATAAAACTTCTGATTTCTTTTATTTAAAAGGAATTGTAACTAATTTATTTAGCAGATTAGGTTTTGATAATTTAAAAGCTTCACCTATAAAATCAGATTTATTTTCTGAAGGATTAGTATTAAGTTTAGGAAAAACAAAATTAGTAGAATTTGGAGTTTTAAAAACACAAATTTTAAAAGAGTTTTCTATTAAACAAGAAGTATTATTTGCGGATTTTAATTGGCAAAATATTTTAAATTTAGCAGGAAATAAGAAAATTAAAGTTTCTGAATTAGCGAAATTTCCATCGGTAAAAAGAGATTTAGCCTTATTATTAGATGATAAAGTAGAGTTTAAAGAAATTTATAATCTTTCTTTTCAATCGGAAAAGAAATTATTAAAAGAAGTTGATTTATTTGATGTGTATCAAGGTGATAAATTACCAGAAGGTAAAAAATCATACGCAGTAAGTTTTGTTTTACAAGATGAAAATAAAACACTTAACGATAAACAAATTGATAAAATAATGCAAAAACTACAAACAACTTTTGAGAAAAACTTAGAAGCTGTTTTAAGATAA
- a CDS encoding NUDIX hydrolase, with translation MIFSDFKNKIEDLQNKPLGGLASQLKLAPKLRTQFSQKLIESKNPKKAAILALFYPDDDNNTRFLLTLRASYKGKHSAQVSFPGGKIAEKDSNLKETALRETFEEVGVFSDDIKIIRKISDSYIPPSNFLVTPFIGLTHQKPSFKKNYEVDTLIEVLISDLLNDRNLTSKEMETSYMKKVAVPCFKLNDYIVWGATAMMLSEIKDLLK, from the coding sequence ATGATTTTTTCTGATTTTAAAAATAAAATTGAAGATTTACAAAACAAACCTTTAGGTGGCTTAGCTTCTCAATTAAAACTTGCACCAAAATTAAGAACACAATTTTCTCAAAAATTAATTGAAAGTAAAAACCCTAAAAAAGCAGCAATTTTAGCCTTATTTTATCCTGATGATGACAATAATACTCGTTTTTTACTTACTTTAAGAGCTAGTTATAAAGGAAAACATTCTGCTCAAGTTAGTTTTCCTGGAGGAAAAATAGCTGAAAAAGATTCAAATCTTAAAGAAACAGCTTTAAGAGAAACATTTGAAGAAGTAGGTGTTTTTTCTGATGATATTAAAATTATTCGTAAAATTTCAGATTCTTATATACCACCTAGTAATTTTTTAGTAACTCCTTTTATAGGACTTACTCATCAAAAACCATCTTTTAAAAAAAATTACGAAGTTGATACTTTAATAGAGGTTTTAATAAGTGATTTGTTAAATGACCGTAATTTAACATCAAAAGAAATGGAAACATCTTATATGAAAAAAGTAGCTGTACCATGCTTTAAATTAAATGATTATATTGTTTGGGGGGCAACTGCAATGATGTTGTCAGAAATTAAAGATTTATTAAAATAG
- a CDS encoding lysophospholipid acyltransferase family protein, protein MPLLKRNPFGHILFVKRLLIQALGIISHGRYRKFNELQIEGSEILRNLPDKNVLFISNHQTYFADVAAMFHVFNASLKGRDDNIKNLGYLWTPKLNTYYIAAGETMRSGILPKIFAYAGSISVERTWRSKGQDVKRQVKMSDISNIRKALDDGWVITFPQGTTTPFKPVRRGTAHIIKTYKPVVVPIVIDGFRRSFDKKGLVIKKRNVLQSMVVKEPLDIDYENEDVASIIEKIEYAIEQHPSFLKVLTPKQLKEQEEFIEKRSFWGADNPQEKKED, encoded by the coding sequence ATGCCTTTATTAAAAAGGAATCCTTTCGGACACATATTGTTTGTTAAAAGGCTTCTTATTCAAGCGCTTGGTATTATTTCTCATGGTAGATACCGAAAATTTAATGAACTACAAATCGAAGGATCTGAAATTTTAAGAAACCTTCCTGATAAAAACGTATTATTTATTTCAAATCATCAAACTTATTTTGCTGACGTAGCTGCTATGTTTCATGTTTTTAATGCTTCTTTAAAAGGTCGTGATGATAACATTAAAAACTTAGGCTACTTATGGACTCCAAAATTAAACACCTATTATATAGCTGCTGGTGAAACAATGCGTTCAGGTATATTACCTAAAATATTTGCTTATGCAGGTTCTATTTCTGTTGAAAGAACTTGGAGAAGTAAAGGTCAGGATGTAAAAAGACAAGTTAAAATGTCGGATATTTCTAATATTCGTAAAGCTTTAGATGATGGTTGGGTAATTACTTTTCCGCAAGGAACAACAACACCTTTTAAACCTGTTCGTCGTGGTACTGCTCATATTATTAAAACATATAAACCTGTTGTAGTTCCTATTGTTATTGATGGTTTTAGACGTTCTTTTGATAAAAAAGGATTGGTTATAAAAAAACGTAATGTTTTACAATCAATGGTTGTTAAAGAACCTTTAGATATTGATTATGAAAATGAAGATGTAGCAAGTATTATTGAAAAAATTGAATATGCTATAGAACAACATCCTTCTTTTTTAAAGGTATTAACACCAAAACAACTTAAAGAACAAGAAGAATTTATTGAAAAGCGTAGTTTTTGGGGAGCTGATAATCCTCAAGAAAAAAAGGAAGATTAA
- a CDS encoding M42 family metallopeptidase, whose translation MAKNKSILNEKSIDFLAKYLNNAAPTGYEWEGQKIWMDYLTPYVDEFITDTYGSAVGIINPDAKYKVVIEGHADEISWYVNYITDDGLIYVIRNGGSDHQIAPSKIVNIHTKNGFVKGVFGWPAIHTRNKANEEAPKPDNIFIDTGCSTKEEVEKLGVHVGCVITYPDEFHILNGDKFVCRALDNRMGGFMIAEVARLLKENKKDLPFGLYITNSVQEEIGLRGAEMITQTIKPNVAIVTDVTHDTTTPMIDQKKAGLLEIGKGPVIAYAPAVQQKLRDLIIDAAEENNIPFQRSALSRATGTDTDAFAYSNGGVASALISLPLRYMHTTVEMVHRDDVENVIKMIYESLLKIEYGEDFSYFK comes from the coding sequence ATGGCTAAAAATAAATCAATTTTAAACGAGAAATCAATCGATTTCTTAGCTAAATATTTAAATAATGCTGCTCCTACTGGTTATGAATGGGAAGGACAGAAAATTTGGATGGACTATCTGACGCCTTATGTTGATGAATTTATTACTGATACTTATGGTTCTGCTGTTGGTATTATTAATCCTGATGCTAAATATAAAGTTGTTATTGAAGGACATGCCGATGAAATTTCTTGGTATGTAAATTACATTACTGATGATGGATTAATTTACGTAATTCGTAATGGAGGTTCTGATCATCAAATTGCACCTAGTAAAATTGTAAACATTCATACTAAAAATGGTTTTGTAAAAGGTGTTTTTGGTTGGCCAGCAATTCATACAAGAAATAAAGCAAACGAAGAAGCTCCAAAACCTGATAATATTTTTATTGATACAGGTTGTAGTACTAAAGAAGAAGTTGAAAAATTAGGTGTTCATGTAGGTTGTGTAATTACATATCCAGATGAATTTCATATTTTAAACGGAGACAAATTCGTATGTCGTGCTCTAGATAACAGAATGGGTGGATTTATGATTGCCGAAGTCGCTCGTTTATTAAAAGAAAATAAAAAAGATTTACCTTTCGGTTTATATATTACAAATTCTGTTCAAGAGGAAATAGGTTTACGTGGTGCTGAAATGATTACGCAAACTATAAAACCAAATGTAGCTATTGTTACCGACGTAACACATGATACTACTACTCCAATGATTGATCAAAAAAAAGCAGGTCTTTTAGAGATTGGTAAAGGACCGGTTATTGCTTACGCACCAGCTGTACAGCAAAAATTACGTGATTTAATTATTGATGCTGCCGAAGAAAATAACATTCCTTTTCAACGTTCTGCGTTATCAAGAGCAACAGGAACTGATACGGATGCTTTTGCTTATAGCAATGGTGGTGTTGCTTCTGCATTAATCTCATTACCGTTACGTTATATGCATACAACGGTTGAAATGGTACATCGTGATGATGTTGAAAATGTTATTAAAATGATTTATGAAAGTTTATTAAAAATAGAATACGGAGAAGATTTTTCTTATTTTAAATAA
- a CDS encoding M43 family zinc metalloprotease, whose translation MLISKNVNSQEFNKRTCGTDQVMEDLYKKKPNARTEAQQLRKKAKLANKSKKVAPYVVPVVFHVFGTEFNNGSTVDLDIIKEALTLTNEDFQGLNADYTTIDAPFDVIKSPLDITFKLAQLDPDGNPTTGVVFHSEASGMGNYGSTIVQNVAWDNYKYCNVYIARDLYGDGDYYNSGVAWYPSKDMSDQNIARVVYNGSFLGTNTGENFRSVLTHEFGHYLDLAHTFDKGICNNDPNDGDGVADTPSLSSNSSGTGCAVLQNCLNQEINSENFMDYTDCYKMFTQGQVARMTNALDNSVSRNTLWTEANLIATGLSSDLGARIISSSNALEERYLNDGVIESTVDLNCVDCTFTNNSGNLTLGTDYTISNLPAGLTSRITLNSSTKAVLYLEGTATNNEAVNSVSDLVITFLDPMVNGNVADLYSDNLKLNINFKDTYTEFCNVSIGYQLYTHITKVDFNGTTNETGYDGISNYIPTLKFKTKQGQTYPLTITANKGAGGTNDNARIQIWFDWNKDFIYDSSELYATKSYVNSEVDADGNYVFTTDVTIPVDAELGDIAFRVLAHYVQGTDGDTACSYIDSGESEDYGVSILAADTPFTVDFFADKTNVNFAQQVNFSDSSIPANDDTITAWNWSFQGGLPSTSTLRNPQNIVFPEAGVFDVSLEVTTANGDKKTITNIAYITSALSYCDSSPNFGGYFNVNNVTLNTINHQPYLSQSHSFYDTVSTELKVGDTYPITIKTQKGAGGSADVNRVRIWADWNFDSEFSIDELLVSKEVISSNYNASGEFEFTENIIVPANAAVGKRVALRVMGHYVEGTDGDLPYGNYDSGNTNDYAIVITKETSKWTGASDNNWNNAANWEGNTLPANDSDIIILATANMFPIINTATTANTVVIESGASLIANAELTATVTYKRNLATDNWYLVSSPLKDETIENVLANNIFALGNSGNVGLASYNNNGTVWNYQNGASTGNATSGKGYSVKLNTAGELVFTGVLNSNTVTYPITTATNSYNLVGNPYASYVNLGEFFNTNPLTTVVSEATAWVWNQATSSYDLKLAGIDDAFQVAPGQGFFISAAANTNVTFDKANQSHGTDTFQKQANTKTQVNITATSSNGAVKTTKLYYLEGATTGFDNGFDGTVFKGTKSNFNMYSKLVSKENTKEYAVQSLPKENLETTIVPVELKVATDQTIVFSADSFNLPNDTQVFIEDKENNEFVNLSEGNYSVALKGGNSTADQFFVHTTSNKVNDDEITLNDISVYQSAKNELTITGLQAEDNSITIYSAIGKQVMAKTFNSNGTKVIDLPKVSSGVYVINVTSGAKKVNKKVILNN comes from the coding sequence TTGTTAATTTCTAAGAATGTAAATTCTCAAGAATTTAATAAACGTACTTGTGGTACAGACCAAGTTATGGAGGACTTGTATAAAAAAAAACCAAATGCAAGAACTGAAGCACAACAATTAAGAAAAAAAGCAAAACTTGCTAACAAATCTAAAAAAGTAGCACCATATGTAGTACCTGTTGTTTTTCATGTATTTGGTACTGAATTTAATAATGGGTCTACTGTAGATTTAGATATTATTAAGGAAGCTTTAACATTAACTAATGAAGATTTTCAAGGTTTAAATGCAGATTATACAACAATTGATGCTCCTTTTGATGTAATAAAATCGCCTTTAGATATTACTTTTAAATTAGCACAATTAGATCCTGATGGTAATCCAACTACAGGTGTGGTTTTTCATAGTGAAGCTTCTGGTATGGGTAACTATGGTTCAACTATTGTACAAAATGTTGCTTGGGATAATTACAAATACTGTAATGTTTATATAGCAAGAGATTTATATGGAGATGGTGATTATTATAATTCAGGAGTTGCTTGGTATCCAAGTAAAGATATGTCAGATCAAAATATAGCAAGAGTTGTATATAATGGTAGTTTTTTAGGTACTAATACAGGAGAAAATTTTCGTTCTGTATTAACTCATGAATTTGGACACTACCTAGATTTAGCTCATACTTTTGATAAAGGTATTTGTAATAATGACCCTAATGATGGTGATGGTGTTGCAGATACACCTTCATTATCTAGTAATTCTTCAGGAACTGGATGTGCTGTATTACAAAACTGTTTAAATCAAGAAATAAACAGTGAAAACTTTATGGATTACACAGATTGTTATAAAATGTTTACGCAAGGACAGGTTGCTAGAATGACAAATGCTTTAGATAATTCTGTTTCAAGAAATACTTTATGGACAGAAGCTAACTTAATAGCAACAGGGCTTTCATCTGATTTAGGAGCAAGAATAATATCTTCATCTAATGCTCTAGAAGAACGTTATTTAAATGATGGTGTAATTGAGTCTACTGTTGATTTAAATTGTGTTGATTGTACTTTTACTAATAATTCAGGTAACTTAACTTTAGGTACTGATTATACAATTTCTAATTTACCTGCTGGTTTAACGTCAAGAATTACATTAAATAGTAGTACAAAAGCTGTTTTATATTTAGAAGGTACAGCAACTAATAATGAAGCTGTAAACTCGGTTTCTGATTTAGTAATTACCTTTTTAGACCCTATGGTAAATGGTAATGTTGCTGATTTATATAGTGATAACTTAAAATTAAATATAAACTTTAAAGATACTTATACTGAGTTTTGTAATGTTAGTATAGGATACCAACTTTACACACATATTACTAAAGTAGATTTTAATGGTACTACTAATGAAACTGGATATGATGGAATTTCGAACTATATTCCTACCTTAAAATTTAAAACTAAACAAGGACAAACATACCCATTAACAATTACTGCTAATAAAGGTGCTGGTGGTACTAATGATAATGCAAGAATACAAATTTGGTTTGACTGGAATAAAGATTTTATTTATGATTCAAGTGAATTATACGCTACAAAATCATATGTTAATTCTGAAGTTGATGCTGATGGTAACTATGTATTTACTACTGATGTTACAATTCCTGTTGATGCTGAATTAGGTGATATTGCTTTTAGAGTATTAGCTCATTATGTACAAGGTACAGATGGAGATACAGCCTGTTCTTATATAGATAGTGGTGAATCTGAAGATTATGGAGTTTCTATTTTAGCTGCTGATACACCTTTTACTGTTGACTTTTTTGCAGATAAAACTAACGTTAACTTTGCTCAACAAGTAAATTTTTCTGATTCTTCTATCCCTGCTAATGATGATACAATTACAGCATGGAATTGGTCTTTTCAAGGTGGTCTTCCAAGTACTTCAACTCTTAGAAACCCACAAAATATTGTTTTCCCTGAAGCTGGTGTTTTTGACGTTAGTTTAGAAGTTACAACCGCTAATGGAGATAAAAAAACAATAACAAATATAGCATATATAACTTCTGCGCTTTCATATTGTGATAGTAGTCCTAATTTTGGAGGATACTTTAATGTAAATAATGTAACTTTAAATACTATTAATCATCAACCATATTTAAGTCAATCTCATAGTTTTTATGATACTGTTTCTACTGAATTAAAAGTTGGAGATACCTATCCTATTACTATAAAAACTCAAAAAGGTGCTGGAGGTAGTGCTGATGTTAACAGAGTAAGAATATGGGCAGACTGGAATTTTGATAGTGAATTTTCTATTGATGAATTATTAGTTTCAAAAGAAGTAATTTCTTCTAATTATAATGCTAGTGGTGAATTTGAATTTACTGAAAATATTATTGTACCTGCTAATGCAGCTGTAGGTAAAAGAGTTGCTCTTAGAGTAATGGGACATTATGTTGAAGGTACTGATGGTGATTTACCGTACGGTAATTATGATAGTGGAAATACTAATGATTATGCTATTGTTATTACAAAAGAAACTTCTAAATGGACAGGAGCTAGTGATAATAACTGGAATAATGCAGCAAACTGGGAAGGAAATACTTTACCTGCTAACGATAGTGATATAATTATTTTAGCTACTGCTAATATGTTTCCTATAATTAACACTGCTACTACTGCAAATACAGTTGTTATAGAATCAGGAGCTTCTTTAATAGCAAATGCAGAATTAACAGCTACTGTTACTTACAAAAGAAACTTAGCTACTGATAACTGGTACTTAGTAAGTTCTCCTTTAAAAGATGAAACAATTGAAAATGTATTAGCTAATAATATTTTTGCATTAGGAAACAGTGGTAATGTAGGTTTAGCATCATATAATAATAATGGTACTGTTTGGAATTACCAAAATGGAGCTTCAACAGGAAATGCTACTTCAGGTAAAGGTTACTCTGTTAAATTAAATACAGCAGGTGAACTTGTTTTTACTGGAGTTCTAAATTCAAATACTGTTACTTATCCTATAACGACAGCTACAAATAGCTATAATTTAGTAGGTAATCCTTACGCATCTTATGTTAATTTAGGAGAGTTTTTTAATACGAATCCTTTAACAACGGTGGTATCTGAAGCTACTGCTTGGGTATGGAATCAAGCAACTAGTAGTTATGATTTAAAATTAGCAGGAATTGATGATGCTTTTCAAGTAGCTCCAGGACAAGGTTTCTTTATTAGTGCTGCAGCAAATACTAATGTAACTTTTGATAAAGCTAATCAATCACATGGTACTGATACTTTTCAAAAACAAGCAAATACTAAAACTCAAGTTAACATAACTGCTACTTCTAGTAACGGAGCCGTTAAAACTACTAAATTATATTATTTAGAAGGAGCTACAACTGGTTTTGATAATGGTTTTGATGGTACTGTATTTAAAGGAACTAAAAGTAACTTTAATATGTATTCTAAATTAGTTAGTAAAGAAAACACTAAAGAATATGCTGTTCAGTCTTTACCTAAAGAAAACTTAGAAACAACTATCGTTCCTGTTGAATTAAAAGTAGCGACTGATCAAACAATTGTTTTTTCTGCTGACTCATTTAATTTACCTAATGATACACAAGTTTTTATAGAAGATAAAGAAAATAACGAGTTTGTTAATTTATCTGAAGGAAATTATAGTGTAGCTTTAAAAGGAGGAAATAGTACAGCTGATCAATTCTTTGTACACACAACTTCTAATAAAGTAAATGATGATGAAATTACTTTAAATGATATTTCTGTATATCAATCGGCTAAAAACGAGTTAACTATTACAGGATTACAAGCTGAAGATAATTCAATTACTATTTACTCAGCAATAGGAAAACAAGTAATGGCTAAAACTTTTAACTCTAACGGAACTAAAGTAATAGACTTACCTAAAGTTTCTTCAGGAGTTTATGTTATAAACGTAACAAGTGGAGCTAAAAAGGTTAACAAAAAAGTTATTTTAAATAATTAA
- a CDS encoding energy transducer TonB, which produces MKKLILILIIFIFQNTFGQKVCLSDQNNNEVDFNEIITVDKCATDVKEKEKLNKDFVVIKKRRLVKSKRGKKRNFQLNKTSFDPVKIKEIKNNIENIALSISETKKIISVVDVDQIPLFISDKKEEDSFDNFNKKIANHIDNNLKYPTNAIIHKLQGIVKVSFIIDTAGEIKAIKAACDNSDILKEEAKRIISLLPKFIPGEREGSKVNVFYSFHMEFLLK; this is translated from the coding sequence ATGAAAAAACTAATCTTAATACTAATTATTTTTATTTTTCAAAATACTTTTGGTCAAAAAGTTTGTCTTTCTGATCAAAATAATAATGAAGTAGATTTTAATGAAATAATAACAGTAGATAAATGTGCAACAGACGTTAAAGAAAAAGAAAAATTAAATAAAGATTTTGTTGTTATAAAAAAAAGAAGGTTAGTTAAAAGTAAAAGAGGTAAAAAAAGAAATTTTCAATTAAATAAAACTTCTTTTGATCCTGTTAAAATTAAAGAAATTAAAAATAATATAGAAAATATTGCTTTATCTATAAGTGAAACAAAAAAAATAATTTCAGTTGTAGATGTTGATCAAATTCCTTTGTTTATTTCAGATAAAAAAGAAGAGGATTCTTTTGATAACTTTAATAAAAAAATAGCAAATCATATAGATAATAATTTAAAGTACCCTACAAATGCTATAATCCATAAACTTCAAGGGATTGTTAAAGTAAGTTTTATAATTGATACAGCTGGTGAAATAAAAGCTATTAAAGCAGCCTGTGATAATAGTGATATCTTAAAGGAAGAGGCAAAAAGAATTATTTCATTACTTCCTAAATTTATTCCAGGTGAGCGTGAAGGTAGTAAAGTAAATGTTTTTTACAGCTTTCATATGGAGTTTCTATTAAAATAA